The DNA segment CCCCGCCGCAAGCTGGTCACGATCGCGACCGAACATGCCGCGGTGCTCGACACGGCAGAATGGCTCGAGGGGCAGGGGGTCGAGGTCGTACGCCTGCCGGTTGGCGCAGACGGCCTGGTCGATCTGGAGCAGGCAGCCGCGGCCATCGACGAGCGCACCGCCCTGGTTGCGGCCATGCTGGTCAATAACGAGATCGGGGTCATCCAACCGGTCGCTCACATCGCCGCACTCGCGCGCAAGGCGGGCGCGCTTACGCTTTGCGATGCCGTGCAAGGGTTCGGCCGCATGGCAATTCCGGAGGGACCCGACCTCGTGGCCGTTTCGGGCCATAAGATCCACGGCCCCAAGGGGGTTGGCGCCTTGTGGATGCGGGAAGGCGCTGAACCGGCTGCGTTGATCCATGGGGGCGGGCAGGAACTGGGCCTTCGGTCAGGGACGCTCTCGCCGGCATTGTGCGTCGGGATGGGCGAGGCCGCCCGCCTGGCAGTCGAGCGCCGCGAGGCAGATTGGATCCATGTTCAGAAACTGTCTCAACTTGCACTGGTAACGCTGGGGGAAGGCTGGATAGTAAACGGCAGCCGCGAACGCCGTTATCCCGGCAATCTCAACGTGCGGCGGGACCAGCTCGATGCTGCTCGCCTGCTTTCCGACTTGCGCAATGTCGCTTTTTCGCTGGGCTCTGCCTGCGCTAGCGGGTCGGGCCGGCCAAGCCATGTGTTGCGGGAGATCGGCCTTTCCAATGGCGATGCCCGCAGTTCGATCAGGTTGGGGTTCGGCCGTTACACCGGTGAAGAGGAGCTGGCCTCCGCTTGCCGCCGCATCGCGCAGGCCGCCCTGGGCCAGTGGGAGTTGTCCCAATGATCCGTGTTCGCTTTTTGAAGCCCGACGGCTCGCTTGATCGCGAAGTCGAGGCCGAAGAGGGAACCAACCTTCTCGACCTCGCACAGGCACAGGGTCAGCCGCTCGAAGGTGCGTGCGAGGGTCAGATGGCTTGCTCAACCTGCCATGTCGTCATCGGGAAGGAAGATTTCGACCGGTTGCCAGCCGCCAGTGAGGAGGAGGACGACCTGCTCGACTTCGCCTGGGCCGTGAGACCGACATCGCGGCTCGCGTGCCAGATCAACCTGACCGAAGATCTCGGTTCGCTCACCGTGCAGATGCCGGGCGGAGCCTATAATCTCGATCGTTGAGGATTTGGGGGAGGTGGAAGCCGACGACCCGGCACGAAATCGTTGTGGCTGCTTCCTTCCGGATCTGACCAGGTTGGCGACAGCGCCGTCCGCCGACTTCCGCGGGCCATATGGGAGCAAGGCGGGAATGATGCAAGCGATACCGTGGTGCCTCGCAATGGAGCCCGGGAGTTTCTAGAACGGTCGGCATGGACGACGAATCGCCGGGCCTTGGGCTCAACCTTCCCGAGCAGCCGCAAAAAACGGCCTACGACACCAATTACCGCGTCCTCGCGCGCAAATATCGCCCGCAAACCTTTGCCGAGCTGATCGGCCAGGACGCGATGGTGACAACCCTCGGCAATGCGATCGAGCGCGGCCGGATTGCGCATGCTTTCCTCCTGACCGGCGTGCGAGGGGTCGGGAAGACGTCGACTGCGCGACTGGTCGCCAAGGCCCTCAATTGCATCGGGCCGGACGGGCAGGGTGGGCCGACGATCGACCCGTGCGGCGTTTGCGAGCCGTGCCGCGCAATCGCCGAAGGCCGGCATATCGATGTTATCGAGATGGACGCCGCCTCGCACACGGGGGTCGACGACGTTCGCGAGATCATCGAGGCCGTCCGCTATGCCGC comes from the Sphingomonas xanthus genome and includes:
- a CDS encoding cysteine desulfurase family protein; amino-acid sequence: MIYLDYQATTPIAPEVAAVMRPWNEEKFANPHSPSTWGREAAAAIEIARRRVSEALGLMGGKVSFTSGATEAINWAIKGTFERSPRRKLVTIATEHAAVLDTAEWLEGQGVEVVRLPVGADGLVDLEQAAAAIDERTALVAAMLVNNEIGVIQPVAHIAALARKAGALTLCDAVQGFGRMAIPEGPDLVAVSGHKIHGPKGVGALWMREGAEPAALIHGGGQELGLRSGTLSPALCVGMGEAARLAVERREADWIHVQKLSQLALVTLGEGWIVNGSRERRYPGNLNVRRDQLDAARLLSDLRNVAFSLGSACASGSGRPSHVLREIGLSNGDARSSIRLGFGRYTGEEELASACRRIAQAALGQWELSQ
- a CDS encoding 2Fe-2S iron-sulfur cluster-binding protein; protein product: MIRVRFLKPDGSLDREVEAEEGTNLLDLAQAQGQPLEGACEGQMACSTCHVVIGKEDFDRLPAASEEEDDLLDFAWAVRPTSRLACQINLTEDLGSLTVQMPGGAYNLDR